In Vespula vulgaris chromosome 19, iyVesVulg1.1, whole genome shotgun sequence, a single genomic region encodes these proteins:
- the LOC127070697 gene encoding tetratricopeptide repeat protein 27, whose protein sequence is MDESTEIIDKKIEIQLLTNVVDEACSVVIIRKILAGRYKDVMFELASAKLLELLCSRDDLQEIIYNNIKTDTMGSYEWLCLSIASLFYFIECNWTGPITDDEGIELLSVKREEALNYLSLHDECNENVKKPEFLYLSKIIFLNEYMQNSYKSCVWWLFRTNLLHQFILEESSGTIFEETEILIANIGTLDILQSNFLEALFNLEVAQFYLYYKRIECSEKYLTHVENIAQVRMELQGAMGKRTKYQEEEKPQLFLKVNLDKEDTFETRSCENLPKSLDLNDDLRLERIQFSEFQDEIGLGALEEAIVLARHTQLQLSQPRDKLTDEEISPYVTRVIDNTKNWSLKRTALYYRCIYEANDKRTVERSMLQAEYLLKEMNDCKVTMAERLDIFFASGMKPVWLLEEILANIMLSLGLVKGALDLFIKLKLWDDVIICYNILELKHKAAEIIRQEIAKKATIKLWCLLGDATDDVEHYKTAWKLSEEKSSRAQRHWGFFYFAKKDYAEAIPHLQLSVELNNIQEDVWLKLGFAALQTENWKLAAMAYRRYCALEQTTFEAWNNLAKAYIKLGDKYRAWKVLYEAIKCNHDRWEVWDNLMAVCIDLGQFLEVIRCYNRILDLKNEHSDIQILEILTNAIVNDVKDADGKSCRNLLLLPTLQLFGRITSRITNNSDLWRLYSELTMLKKTDLDDQKAIQYLQKAYRAAVSDPKCFQNENTTLSVLQLCCKLSKTYLRCSSYCTDHTRSKRALLGSAKLALQGVIKKVRDIYSENPKVMKSLQQVEEHFKVISNELEKMSSPTADKFY, encoded by the exons ATGGATGAATCTAcagaaataattgataagaaaatagaaattcaaCTCTTGACAAACGTCGTAGACGAAG cttGCAGTGTAGTTATTATACGCAAAATATTAGCAGGACGATACAAGGATGTGATGTTTGAATTAGCATCTGCCAAACTACTTGAATTGCTTTGTAGCAGAGATGATTTACAagaaatcatatataataatataaaaacagaTACAATGGGCAGCTATGAATGGTTATGTCTAAGTATAGCATCTTTGTTTTACTTTATCGAATGTAATTGGACAGGCCCTATTACAGATGACGAAGGCATTGAATTATTATCggttaaaagagaagaagcacTGAACTATTTATCCCTACACGATGAATGTAATGAGAATGTTAAAAAGCCAGAATTTCTTTACctatctaaaataatattcttaaatgAGTATATGCAAAACAGTTATAAAAGTTGTGTATGGTGGTTATTTAGAACCAATCTACTACATCAGTTTATATTAGAGGAATCTTCGGGAACGATATTTGAAGAAACGGAAATATTAATAGCAAATATCGGTACTTTAGATATTTTACAATCTAATTTTTTGGAAGCTCTATTTAATCTTGAAGTTGCACAGTTTTATTTGTActataaaagaatagaatgttcagaaaaatatttgacacATGTTGAAAATATTGCTCAAGTGAGAATGGAATTGCAAGGTGCTATGGGAAAGCGAACGAAATatcaagaagaagagaaaccacaattatttttaaaagtaaatcTAGACAAAGAAGACACATTCGAGACAAGAAGTTGCGAGAACTTACCAAAGTCTTTAGATCTAAATGACGATTTAAGACTGGAACGTATTCAGTTTTCTGAATTTCAGGATGAAATTGGATTAGGAGCATTGGAAGAAGCCATTGTTTTAGCAAGACA TACTCAGCTGCAGTTATCTCAGCCAAGAGATAAACTTACAGACGAAGAGATTAGTCCATATGTAACT AGAGTAATCGATAATACGAAAAATTGGTCATTAAAAAGGACAGCTCTTTATTATCGATGCATTTATGAAGCTAATGACAAAAGAACTGTAGAGCGATCAATGTTACAAgctgaatatttattaaaagaaatgaatgattGTAAAGTCACAATGGCCGAAAGATTAGACATATTTTTTGCCAGTGGAATGAAGCCTGTATGGTTGTTAGAAGAAATTTTGGCTAATATCATGCTTAGTCTTGGATTGGTGAAAGGAGCTTTAGACTTGTTTATCAAGTTGAAACTTTGGGACGatgttattatttgttataacatACTGGAATTGAAACACAAA GCTGCAGAGATCATACGCCAAGAGATTGCTAAAAAAGCAACAATTAAATTATGGTGTTTGTTGGGTGATGCAACTGACGATGTAGAGCATTATAAAACAGCATGGAAATTATCGGAAGAGAAAAGTAGTCGTGCACAAAGGCATTGgggattcttttattttgcaaaaaaagat TATGCCGAAGCTATACCACACTTACAGTTATCGgttgaattaaataatatccaaGAGGACGTATGGTTGAAACTTGGCTTTGCAGCATTGCAAACGGAGAATTGGAAATTAGCGGCAATGGCATATCGACGATATTGTGCTTTAGAACAAACC ACCTTCGAGGCGTGGAACAATTTAGCAAAggcatatataaaattaggtGATAAATACAGAGCATGGAAAGTCCTTTACGAGGCGATTAAGTGTAATCACGATCGTTGGGAAGTTTGGGATAATTTAATGGCCGTTTGCATTGATTTGGGACAATTTTTAGAA GTAATAAGATGCTACAATCGCATTTTAGACTTAAAAAACGAGCATTCGGATATACAGATTTTGGAAATATTAACGAATGCTATTGTAAACGACGTCAAAGATGCCGATGGCAAATCATGTAGAAACTTGTTACTTCTACCGACACTTCAATTATTTGGCAGAATTACGTCTCGTATAACCAATAATTCAGATCTTTGGAGATTATATTCTGAATTAACGATGCTTAAAAAAACTGACCTTGATGATCAGAAAGCTATACAATATTTACAGAAGGCGTATCGTGCTGCTGTATCAGATCCCAAATGTTTTCAAAACGAGAATACAACTTTATCCGTTCTGCAATTGTGCTGTAAATTATCGAAGACGTATTTACGTTGTTCGTCTTATTGTACAGATCACACGAGATCTAAAAGAGCATTACTAGGTAGTGCTAAATTAGCATTACAAGGAGTTATAAAAAAGGTCAGAGATATATATTCAGAAAATCCTAAAGTAATGAAAAGTTTACAACAAGTTGAAGAACATTTCAAAgtaatttcaaatgaattgGAAAAAATGTCCTCTCCAACAGCCGATAAattttactaa
- the LOC127070708 gene encoding carbonic anhydrase-like isoform X2, giving the protein MQKCSFIMILLILFPFTYGHFGYRKRDQHMWAQHFKLCAGKLQSPIALSSSKSIPLSFPALEMIGFHNPLPLPITLENDGHSVKLNINRNIPRNQFPIPYIFGAMLKKDQTYEMESLHFHWGAKNNRGSEHTFNNVRYPMEMHIIHRNAAYPNLSHALNYQDGISVLGIFFQLQEQDNENLNPILNILSDIKWVNKTKQMNNSIALSSLIPKYTDTFYTYKGSLTSPPCNEVVTWIIFSMPVKISFRQMNKFRTLSNGEGTLADNYRQLQDIGMRKVFVRRLDLLSVLKKNMSSVDFIDPNFWFWH; this is encoded by the exons ATGCAGAAGTGTAgttttattatgattttattgattttat TTCCATTTACTTATGGACACTTTGGCTATAGAAAACGAG ATCAACACATGTGGGCACAACACTTTAAGTTGTGTGCTGGAAAATTACAATCTCCAATAGCATTATCATCTTCTAAATCTATCCCACTGTCCTTTCCTGCTTTGGAAATGATTGGATTTCATAATCCGCTGCCACTTCCTATTACGTTAGAAAATGATGGCCACTCtg ttaaattaaatattaaccgTAACATACCGAGAAACCAATTCCCAATACCTTATATATTTGGAGCTATGTTGAAGAAAGACCAAACGTATGAAATGGAAAGTTTACATTTTCATTGGGGTGCAAAAAATAACAGAGGATCTGAGCATACGTTTAATAATGTTAG atACCCGATGGAAATGCATATAATTCACAGAAATGCAGCTTATCCTAACTTGTCTCATGCCCTGAATTATCAAGATGGTATTTCTGTATtaggaatattttttcaa TTACAGGAACAAGATAACGAAAATCTTAATCCGATATTGAACATCTTAAGTGATATAAAGTGggtaaataaaacaaaacagatGAACAATTCAATTGCTTTGTCTTCTTTAATACCGAAATATACAGATACTTTTTACACTTATAAAGGATCGTTAACGTCACCACCGTGCAATGAAGTAGTAACttggattattttttcaatgccAGTAAAAATCTCATTTCGACAG ATGAACAAATTTAGAACACTATCGAACGGAGAAGGCACACTTGCAGATAATTATCGACAATTACAAGATATTGGTATGAGAAAGGTATTTGTTAGACGGCTTGACCTACTttctgtattaaaaaaaaatatgtcgagTGTTGATTTCATCGATCCAAATTTCTGGTTTTGGCATTAA
- the LOC127070708 gene encoding carbonic anhydrase-like isoform X1, with protein MHLVNAVSNITRDKMQKCSFIMILLILFPFTYGHFGYRKRDQHMWAQHFKLCAGKLQSPIALSSSKSIPLSFPALEMIGFHNPLPLPITLENDGHSVKLNINRNIPRNQFPIPYIFGAMLKKDQTYEMESLHFHWGAKNNRGSEHTFNNVRYPMEMHIIHRNAAYPNLSHALNYQDGISVLGIFFQLQEQDNENLNPILNILSDIKWVNKTKQMNNSIALSSLIPKYTDTFYTYKGSLTSPPCNEVVTWIIFSMPVKISFRQMNKFRTLSNGEGTLADNYRQLQDIGMRKVFVRRLDLLSVLKKNMSSVDFIDPNFWFWH; from the exons ATGCATCTTGTCAACGCAGTCAGTAATATCACAAGAGACAAG ATGCAGAAGTGTAgttttattatgattttattgattttat TTCCATTTACTTATGGACACTTTGGCTATAGAAAACGAG ATCAACACATGTGGGCACAACACTTTAAGTTGTGTGCTGGAAAATTACAATCTCCAATAGCATTATCATCTTCTAAATCTATCCCACTGTCCTTTCCTGCTTTGGAAATGATTGGATTTCATAATCCGCTGCCACTTCCTATTACGTTAGAAAATGATGGCCACTCtg ttaaattaaatattaaccgTAACATACCGAGAAACCAATTCCCAATACCTTATATATTTGGAGCTATGTTGAAGAAAGACCAAACGTATGAAATGGAAAGTTTACATTTTCATTGGGGTGCAAAAAATAACAGAGGATCTGAGCATACGTTTAATAATGTTAG atACCCGATGGAAATGCATATAATTCACAGAAATGCAGCTTATCCTAACTTGTCTCATGCCCTGAATTATCAAGATGGTATTTCTGTATtaggaatattttttcaa TTACAGGAACAAGATAACGAAAATCTTAATCCGATATTGAACATCTTAAGTGATATAAAGTGggtaaataaaacaaaacagatGAACAATTCAATTGCTTTGTCTTCTTTAATACCGAAATATACAGATACTTTTTACACTTATAAAGGATCGTTAACGTCACCACCGTGCAATGAAGTAGTAACttggattattttttcaatgccAGTAAAAATCTCATTTCGACAG ATGAACAAATTTAGAACACTATCGAACGGAGAAGGCACACTTGCAGATAATTATCGACAATTACAAGATATTGGTATGAGAAAGGTATTTGTTAGACGGCTTGACCTACTttctgtattaaaaaaaaatatgtcgagTGTTGATTTCATCGATCCAAATTTCTGGTTTTGGCATTAA